In one window of Leifsonia sp. NPDC080035 DNA:
- a CDS encoding aromatic amino acid lyase, protein MVVRFGDRPPTVDDIVAIAAGERVELGADALEVLVASRAVVERAIAAGEPVYGLNRRLGAGRDEAVDPAEFAAFQRRTIANHRGGVGDPLPTEEARAVVAARLAGFTRGGAGVRPELAEAYAGILNAGLAPRIPSRGSVGAADLTMLAEVAAVVTGEGRVLPDEPALRALVAAGLRPIELAAHEALAALSSNAYSVGVGALAVTVAEGLCEAADRAVALSLEAVGASGPAGNLSPFSAVVAEARGGAGQMASAAEVRAALDGSALHDADRTVSVQDPLAFRSAPQLHGALREAVARLRAEVDTELAARAENPVVDAASGRMVSGGNFQALPLALALENLRLALAHVAAASERRTAAHSAALAPARSAGRTRIPGLLLYAAADAAAEVRHLAAPATLASTTLSGVEDHSSLSPLALRLLQRSLALTGEVLAVEALHAADALAVTGVTPTGAGTAPLARGLDDLVARTLPAADLTRHAASLLAP, encoded by the coding sequence TGGTCGTCCGCTTCGGCGACCGGCCGCCGACGGTGGACGACATCGTCGCGATCGCGGCCGGCGAGCGCGTCGAGCTCGGGGCCGACGCGCTGGAGGTGCTGGTCGCGTCCCGCGCGGTCGTCGAGCGCGCCATCGCTGCGGGGGAGCCCGTCTACGGACTCAACAGGCGGCTCGGGGCGGGCAGGGACGAGGCCGTCGACCCGGCCGAGTTCGCCGCCTTCCAGCGCCGGACGATCGCCAACCACCGCGGCGGCGTCGGCGATCCGCTGCCGACGGAGGAGGCGCGTGCCGTCGTCGCCGCGCGGCTCGCGGGCTTCACCCGCGGCGGCGCAGGGGTGCGGCCCGAGCTCGCAGAGGCGTACGCCGGGATCCTGAACGCGGGGCTGGCGCCGCGCATCCCATCGCGGGGCAGCGTCGGCGCGGCCGACCTGACGATGCTCGCAGAGGTGGCGGCGGTGGTCACCGGGGAGGGGCGCGTGCTTCCGGACGAGCCGGCCCTGCGCGCCCTGGTCGCGGCGGGGCTGCGGCCCATCGAGCTCGCGGCGCACGAGGCGCTCGCCGCCCTCAGCTCCAATGCGTACAGCGTCGGGGTCGGAGCGCTGGCCGTGACAGTGGCGGAGGGGCTCTGCGAGGCGGCGGATCGTGCGGTCGCGCTGTCCCTCGAAGCGGTGGGAGCATCCGGACCGGCCGGCAATCTCAGCCCCTTCTCCGCCGTCGTCGCGGAAGCGCGCGGGGGAGCAGGCCAGATGGCCTCGGCAGCGGAGGTGCGCGCCGCCCTCGACGGCAGCGCCCTGCACGACGCCGATCGCACGGTGTCGGTGCAGGATCCGCTGGCCTTCCGTTCCGCACCGCAGCTGCACGGCGCGCTCCGCGAGGCGGTCGCGCGGCTGCGCGCCGAGGTGGATACGGAGCTCGCCGCGCGCGCGGAGAACCCGGTCGTCGACGCGGCGAGCGGCCGGATGGTCTCGGGAGGCAACTTCCAGGCGCTGCCGCTCGCGCTCGCGCTGGAGAACCTGCGGCTGGCGCTCGCGCACGTTGCGGCGGCATCCGAGCGGCGCACGGCCGCGCATTCGGCCGCGCTCGCGCCGGCGCGGTCGGCCGGGCGCACGCGCATCCCGGGACTCCTCCTCTATGCGGCCGCGGACGCCGCCGCCGAGGTGCGGCACCTGGCCGCGCCCGCGACCCTCGCGTCGACGACGCTCTCCGGGGTCGAGGACCATTCCTCGCTCTCCCCGCTGGCCCTGCGCCTTCTGCAGCGTTCGCTTGCGCTCACGGGCGAGGTGCTCGCGGTCGAGGCGCTGCACGCCG